CTGAACACGACGACGTTTGGCTACGCGTTGGGCGTGGGCTACCGCTTCAGCAACGCGCTGAGCCTGAGCGCGCGCTACACCGGCGATTTTAGCCGGGCCTACAAGAGCGGCGAAGGCAAGGCCGAAGTCCTCAAGCCCTACCGCGACCCCAACGTCAAGTTCACGAACCCGGAAGTGCGCAACTCGGCGTTTCAGGTGCAGGTGGGCTACGTGCTGGGCGGCAACTAGGCGCCGCTTCGATTCTCCGTTTTGGCCCGGTGCTGCTTGCAGTGCCGGGCTTTTTTGTGCCCGACGGCCAGCCCTGGCCACGGCGCCCACAACCCCGGTAGCAGGTGGCGAGTATACGGCACACATTCGCATAACTCACACATAATCAGCTTCATCAAACCTTCATCTTTCCCCTTCCGTCATGAAGAAATGTATCATCACCTTTGCCTTACTGATGGGTGCCCTGGGGGCCGCTCGGGCCCAGCAGGCCACATCCATCGGCCTCACCGTGGCGTATGGCCGCGACCGGCTGCTGAACAACAACCAGTACACTTCGGCGGCCCATTCCGCCTATCAGGCGGGCCTCACGGCTAATGTCGGCCTTTCGGACCACTGGGCGTTTCACCCAGAGGTGCTGTATACCATGCGCTACTTCGACACCTCGAATGATGAAAGCCTGAACCGCGACATCAACACCATTGACGTGCCGCTGCTGGGCCGCTACCACGTGGGCGGCCTGTTTCTGGAGGCCGGCCCGGAAGTGAGCTTTCCCATCAAGGCTGTGAACGAAGACGCGGCCAACGTGAAGAGTGAGCTGAACGGCGTGGTGCTGAACTACGTGGCGGGCGTGGGCTACCGCTTCGGGCAGGGCCCTTCGCTGGGCGTGCGCTACGAGGGCGGCGCGTCCAACGTGTTCAAGAATGACGCCTCCACGGTGCTGGGCACGGGCAAGTTCAAGACCAGCTCGGTGTGGCTGGTGCTGGCCTACTCATTCGGTAGCTAAGGCTTTGCGGCGTTGGCTGA
This DNA window, taken from Hymenobacter sp. 5317J-9, encodes the following:
- a CDS encoding porin family protein; translated protein: MKKCIITFALLMGALGAARAQQATSIGLTVAYGRDRLLNNNQYTSAAHSAYQAGLTANVGLSDHWAFHPEVLYTMRYFDTSNDESLNRDINTIDVPLLGRYHVGGLFLEAGPEVSFPIKAVNEDAANVKSELNGVVLNYVAGVGYRFGQGPSLGVRYEGGASNVFKNDASTVLGTGKFKTSSVWLVLAYSFGS